The sequence atataaacaggaAGCATTCTGTGCTTTGACTACACTAACCCCTAggtagttaagatgcatatctaaaaaaatttcaaatgaccctgattcttgcatcttcctatacaTAGACAAGCTCTCAAATCAGTAACCTGAGATGTCTcttctttgtgattagcagtaatcatCTAATGCGTCACTACATGGATTtcccaacaaaaaagaaaaaaaaattatatatatcccAGCTCCTTCCTTACCTATTTGGTGGAGgtcctcagagttatctgagagacTGACATCTAAGAGGGAGACATCCCAGCCTACAGTCCTCCTTAAGGCCCCTGAATAGATCTTAACTTTTAGGACATGCACTTTTCTTTCAGTTGACAAGAACTAACATTGAACCTTCTTCATAATGTTATGatagtaattaaaataagaaaataaaagtgaaaggtAAAGTAAATTGCATTCACAacttaaataatgaataaaatatatgtttactgttatcattaaaattattttatcatgcTAAACTGTATTTACTCCATCTCAGTAAAGATTTAACTAATCTACTTAGTGTATCTTAAGgtatctattaaaataaaatgtttactgaaaTTATCTTTTGCTCAAAGTATGACTAAGTTTAGGGGAATATATGATGTTTAAAGTACTATAAAAATGTCTGAATACCATTAGAGGATCTGAACCACGGCATTCCAGTTCAAGACAAATTCAGCAACTAGCCTTTCTTCTAAATCTCTATGTGCCACTTGCAAAATACCCCAGGAACCTGCAAAATTTGTTCTGTCTCCCATGCTCTTTGATATTATCTTCTGTAGATCCTTCTTCCCTTTAATTCAtgtgagacagagaaaacaattcTGACTAACAtggtattaaagaaaagaaaatgcagagagtggactggaggacacggggttggggagtccaaaggggaagctgggatgaagtgagagagtagcatagacacatatatactaccactgtaaaatggatagctaggggaaagttgttgtataacaaaaggagatcaattcaatgatgggtgatgccttagaggcccaggacagagagggtgggagggagtcatgggagggaggggatatggggatatatgtataaatacagctgattcactttggtgtacctcaaaagctggtacaagagtgtaaagcaattatattccaataaagagcttaaaaaaaaagaaaaagaaaatgatgtgaaAGGCCAGACTGACATCattaaaaaaggcaaaagttaaaaataaattattaaacaaattctaaacaaattttaaactgttgtcttattatttatatttaattgctTTGTCTTTGGagagtacatacatacatatttacacaaatataaatatacatatatgtatataaacataaatacatgcatataatatatgtacataaatatacatacatatgcatgcatatatagatatattaacaaatatatttttgtacgTATTTGCTTTGCAATACCAATGGCCTTTTTAAATATACCAAATGTCTTGGCTGAAAATTAATGTAAGTATATACTCATTTACCAGgagaaggtaagaaaaaaatcataaacaccCAAATCTTCGATTTTGTgacctgttttttttccttcatctttggGTGAAGAGTACCTACTAGAAAAAGTGTTTCAAATTTtcaatggcatgatttcatcaaTGGAATTGGAATATTTTTTTACAATGcataattaaaattaacaaacaaataCACTTACAGTTCCAAGCCCAATGGAGGTGGTAGAAGAGATTCATTATATACATAGCCAAGTTAAGTAGAAAAGAGTTAatattgaagaataaatgaaaactgagatgtcagaaaatatataacaagtaacccaatataattttatttaaaaattccaaatattcCTATGAACATCATGTGTTGTCTATCAGTAAACAACCAACTTGTGTTTGCTTTAGAAGCAtcaatatgttttttctttttgtttttccccaaagTCGAAATGGATCATTCACAAAGGAAGACACACAGTAGgtaagaaactaatacaaaagTCCAGAGCATCATGGCACATCAGGGAAACATAAATTAACCAAATGAGTTATTACATTAAGTAGaagagacaaaatgagaaaggtTAGTAATACCAATTGCTGCCAATTTGGAGCAACTGCTACTCATGCGCTTTATTGGTAGAAGTTTAAAATCAAATACTCACTTTGAAAACAGATTACTAAAAAGTTAATCATGCATCTACCAGAAGAAGTAAAAACATATGATCACACGCAGGAAAATGGTTAATGGCAGCTTTAGTCATACAGTTCCAGACTGAAAAAAGCCCAGATGTCTATCAACAAAATAGTGCGTAAATAAATGGTTATATATTCTGAAAAGGAAGTACTACttagcaattaaaaacaaacaaacaaaaatgaaaaaaatgactaTTGATAGAGGTAAAATATGCAGTGGAATCTTTAAAACATATTAAGCTGAGAGAAACACACAAGATAGAAGAAAAATGCCtactgtatattttcatttatatgaaattctagcaTAGGTTAAActaacagaaatagaaatcagACCAATGTTTTTTATCTTGGTTGAGGGATTACATCAGAAAAGGGCATGAGGGACATTTCTGATCTGGTGAATGTTTTGTCTCCTGCTATGGGGTGTAAGTTACAAGTGTATGTAGTATTGAAACTGGTTGAAATGCACTCTTCACGTGTGAGTATTCTAGTGTTTATAAAttataccacaatttaaaaaaaaaatcaacaaactctAATGGTATTTGACCACTTTGTTCAttctttgaacaaatatttattgtgaggTTTGGTGTTGAAACATTTTAACGAGGATTTGTGATCAACAGATTTTTAACAATCTGCAGTTTGATTTGTTGATGATAGTTTAGTAAGTAATCCAAAACTGTAGGTccaaatgcatttcaaagtaaaatagaaataacattaGAGATATAATGTGTATGTAAGCACTCAAGGAAATCTTGTACAATCACTTTGTAGAGCTTTGAACTCAGGAGCAAATCAAGCTAATCTTATTCATGACCTAAGGCAGCACACTGATCCATACACTTTCTCAGAGCTCCCTTGACCTCACTGTTCCTCAGACTATAGATGAGGGGGCTCAGCACAGGGGTGAAGATAGTATAGTATACCAACACAATCTTATTGTAGTTAGCTGACCTGTAGGATTTGGGTTTCATGTAGGTAAAAATGCCAGCTCCAAAAAAGAGTCTCACCATGGACAGATGTGAGGAGCAAGTGGCAAAAGCCTTCTTGCGGGCTTCATTAGAATGCATCTGGAGAACGGCGGCAAGGATGAGACTATAGGAAATCAGGATGAGGGAAATAGGGACCAGGAGCATTAACACACAGCAGAGGTACATGACATACTCGAAGACAGATGTGTCAGCACAAGCCAAATGCACCAGCGTGGGAGCCTCACAAAAGAAATGATCGATCTCATGTGTGCTGCAAAATGAGAAGTTCAGGGTAGCGGCAGCCTGAATGAGTCCATCAGCTGCTCCCAGGAACCAGGACCCCAAAATCATTCTCAGGCATAATGTCCAGCTCATGAGGACTGGGTATCTCAGTGGATGGCAAATAgcaacatagcggtcataggacatGGCTGCTGAGAGGAAGCACTCGCCGCCTCCTAAAGTGAGGAAGAAGATCTGGAACCCACAGCCAACCAGGGAGATGGACTTGCTGCCTCTCAGGTAGTCAACAGCCATTTTGGGCACAATGGTGGAAATCAGCATCATGTCCATGAGGGAGAGCCGGCTCAGTAGGAAGTACATGGGCCTGTGAAGCCGGGGGTCCAGGAGAATCAGGAGAAGCATGAGGGCATTGCCCACTAGGGACATAAAGGCAATTATCAGAAgtatcacaaagagaaattggTGGGTGCCAGTGTGCTTAAAGAGACCTAGGAGAATGAAATCTGAAGTGACATTCCAATTTTCCATGATTTCAAATCAGTGACACTGCAAATGGAGAAATAGATGTGGATTACAGatacatatcaaaatttattgaAACCTATTAAAATCTGATCATTTTTGTTGACATCCATTAAGCCAAGGAGGCTTTTTACTTTCCAAACAAGAGTACTTACAGTCTTAGGCCTAGGACTCTACTGAGGCTGCAGGTAGAAACATAATTTGGAATTGTTAGTTCAATTAGTTTAACCTTGCCAACTGTAAAATGGCATCTTGTGTGATGAAACCAGTTCAACTCAAAGTCACAGAAACACAATTTTTATTGGGTAACAACTCCTTACTTCTTTACCCAAGCACAGatataaattaatttcttcttcaGTTCCAAGAGGATCTAAGTTCTtaaaggcattttctttttttttttaaataaattggcagataggactttttaaaaattaattagttaattaattaagtggctgtgttgggtcttcgttgctgcacatgggctttatctagttgcagtgagcagggtcttctcttcattgtggtgcacaggctcctcaatgtggtggcttcccttgttgcagagcatgggctctaggcatgtgggattcagtagttgtggctcacgggctctagagtgcaggctcagtagttgtggtgcacaggcttagttgctctagcatgtgggatcttcctggggaggggatcgaacccatgtcccctgcattggtgggcagattcttaaccactgtgctaccagggaagccccacatttTCATCTCTTATCTCCTGGAGCCTAAACTGCTctaatttgttgaataaatacaaTTGAACCTGCAAAGATGAGGATGTTAATTCATTCTCAAAGATATGGGGTGATTCAGTGAAGTTACAGGGCAGAAGGAGTCCACCTCTTCCATGGTCACTCCATTTTACTCTCACTTTTTACATCCATTCCATGCTAGCCTGCCAACCAAGAAGGAGAAAGTGTTGCAAAAAGCTCACTCAATCCTTAATTCCATTGCTTGAACATCATCATTGTACTGACAGCATTCTACTGGAGGGTTTTAGTTGGTGATTTTAAAGTTAGATATCATGGAAATACACTTCACCCTTGTCAAATATGTTCACATTTGGCAAGACTTTTTTGAACTGCACACTCTTATATCTCTAATATGCAGTCTAAGCCACTAGTAACTATGCAATTCCTAACTATAGCCCTTAGTACCAATCTTCTGAAAGACCTcaaaccattttatttctttgacttgAGAGCTTATATTCCATTACATCTATCTCTTTTATTGTTGAAGATTTGATAGAACTTTAAACCTATTTAAAATCAATAGGTAAATAAGTAACTGTAGGATATTGGTCAAGGgtcttaaattaatttttgctaCCATAttacccatttttaagtgtactgtcAGTACAATGGTGTTAAATATtgtcatattgttgtgcaaccatcaccaataTTAATCCCAGGACTCTTTTCATTTACTCAGACTGAAACTATGAAGCAGTAACTCACCTTTCCCCCCTTTCCCCAGCCTTTGACaacactattctactttctgtctctataaatttggcTACTCTAGGAACATCAGATAAGtgaaatcaaacagtatttgttttttgtttgtttgtttgtttttggtttttggtttatttcacttataatgtCCTCAGTGTTCATCCTAGGTGTAACATATCtcagaattttcttccatttttgaactgaataatattcctttacaTGCATGTACtacattttacttattaattcatttcatttatggttATTTGTGTTGCTTCCACTCCAGTTGTGTATTGAAGTGTCAGAATAATGGGATTTTTGTTAACACAtggtaattgtttttaattttggtaaggTAAACATGGATAGCATACAAATATTTAAGTTTGAGCTAAATTTTAGCTTTTATCATGCAAGAGAGCGTTTTATGTTTTTAGATAATAATTACAACTTACATGAATTTTCAgtttacaaatacattttcttattatgAAGTTTCCACTTGTGTTTAAGTATTTTatcaaatatgaaattattaGCTCTTAACTTTTCAGTGGACATAAGTGATTTAactatgcattttcttttttggtgaaataAATGTATAGAAGCAATCAGTCATCATGAATAGAATTGACTAGTCCATATGCTAATAGTGTTTAGATTATTTAATGGAAATATCAACTAAATGTGAGTGGTaggtaattatattttcttaagcTGTGATAGTGTTTTATTATGTGTTTAATTAAGATTCCTATCTTCTCACATCACATAAGTGAGACAATTTGCCACTAACTAGAATGTTTGTAAACCTATGAAAAGAGGATTCTAAGGGATAACATCTAACAAAATTGACTATGGACACAAAGTgtggtgaaaattttaaatagggaATTAATGCATCttccaaacaaaatatttaaagtgacattaaatggaagaataaaagcTCTACTCTAGTGTAGGAATTGGAATATTTAATActgtacaaatattttcttttttcttcagtatGGTTTCAGATCATTAGagactttctgtcttttcttctgtctCCACTGTCATTCACTTAGAATGGTGCTACAATGTAACATCTTTATTGTAAATTACAAACCCATCTCTTTTTCAGTGCTATCAGAAGACACAAATATGTCCTCTCATCTTTTTTCATAGGATAATCATAGAATActgtctataattttctttctatatttttctgatCCCTGTTGCTCTCACTTAACATTGAAACTATAAATCTTTTCCCCCAGGATACCTGGATGATTAATCAA is a genomic window of Hippopotamus amphibius kiboko isolate mHipAmp2 chromosome 15, mHipAmp2.hap2, whole genome shotgun sequence containing:
- the LOC130837334 gene encoding olfactory receptor 2T8-like, which encodes MENWNVTSDFILLGLFKHTGTHQFLFVILLIIAFMSLVGNALMLLLILLDPRLHRPMYFLLSRLSLMDMMLISTIVPKMAVDYLRGSKSISLVGCGFQIFFLTLGGGECFLSAAMSYDRYVAICHPLRYPVLMSWTLCLRMILGSWFLGAADGLIQAAATLNFSFCSTHEIDHFFCEAPTLVHLACADTSVFEYVMYLCCVLMLLVPISLILISYSLILAAVLQMHSNEARKKAFATCSSHLSMVRLFFGAGIFTYMKPKSYRSANYNKIVLVYYTIFTPVLSPLIYSLRNSEVKGALRKCMDQCAALGHE